In Biomphalaria glabrata chromosome 16, xgBioGlab47.1, whole genome shotgun sequence, the sequence AAAGTTGCGTTTTGAAAAAGTGGATTTTTCCGTCTTGGGTGTCACACCTGGTGGGTGTCACATGGTGCGGCCCATACCTCCTCCCAGCACCCGTCTAGTGATGCCACTGAGTTGGTATAAGGTTAACGTCGGTTTGTATCGGCTCTGTTGATGGTTGAACACCGGGGCGGTGGGGTGGAGGGGGGTCTGATAAAGTCATGTGACGTTAGACCTCGGGATGGAAAATGTGGGACTGGccaacaaaacaattttaacagtgtccttttttttttttttttttggaaggggggggagggaatcACGATGGTCACTTTGTCCGATCGCCTGGTCGTATGTTGCTACTAGTCAAAGTGTTCGAGTTAGAGGGTCCGTAACCTGGTGTAGAGACGCACTTTAGGTGACTGCTAGTGAAAGCATAATTATGATGACATTAATTCAAAACGAGACTGTAGCTTAGATATAGATAAACTGAATGTTGAGGTTGAGGCTCCCAAATTAGCAACATCTTTTGTTctagtgactgagactagactgCTGCAGTTCCGGATTCAACTTTCATAATGTATAGACACTTGTTGATATACTTTAAGATGTCTTGATATCTACGTCTACAGACTCAAGAGTAAAACTACGCGTACAGAAACACGCAACCAACTTCTGATCAGTACAAATTCTACAGAAACAGATTAGACACATTTGCACTGGTTTAGAACTCTCCATCATTTCGTAGTATTTCAttcagctttttgtttttttcattaactaTCTAATATGTTTAAATTACTTTTCCTAGAGGCTGTGGATCTGATCACTTTTGAACTTCTGAATTTTAATACAAAAGTTACGTGTGAAGATGGTAGTTACTCCTATAAAACAGAGTTATTCATCAAATACTTCTACTGTATGACCGCAACGAGTGTCACCCACTTGGTGCTTTCTGGAAACGGAGTTCCATATCTCTGCACAGTCAACATTGGCGGGGGTAAGTACCAATTTAGGCtttacaattttttgtttgttttcgatTTGTGATaggcatagccctcgacaccAATGTCGGAATTATGCGCTCCaaggtcatggccacattcatAGCACATTCTTAGACTCTTGCGAGTTATGAACGCTagctgcagagctagagaggatgatcctagcaatggaatcgagatgatacagaaagatcctaggtatcacactTAAAGAACGCATCCCAAACAAATGATTAGAGACAGGACCACCACATCGATTGCAACCCTAGAGGACCTGCtaactattataaaaaaaaacacaaactaaaactctatgtcCATATTACAATGTCTTCGAGGCTCGCAAATAGAAACTAAGGCTGCGAGTTGTAGCGTCAGGCTTATCCGTAACGGTTTCGAAGAAGACTTTGTCCCAAAATGTAAAGCAGCTATGGCCCGTCTGTGAGCGGAGAAGCCCTACTTCAAGCTAACCACATTCCTTAGCTGTAGATTAATAGTAGAACTGCATTGCACTTGTTTCATGTTAAGTATAAGTATAGTTTAAGTATAGTTTAAGTATAGTTTAAGTATAGTTTAAGTATAGTTTAAGTATAGTCTATGTATAGGGGGTGCTGCATAGGACTTTCTGTAgagaggctatgtactggcaagGGAGACAACATAAATTCTATCTCTCCACAGTTGCTAGTCAGCGGTGACAACTAAGATAATGCTGACAAACTAGACACTTTATGTAGGAATCGGACTATAGTATATACTCTCGTTGTCTCTCGTTTGGTTGCTTTTGGTGCTAGGAATGGTGAGAGGTTTTCCGTATTTCTTTTGGGTTTCAAATTTCAGTCCCCCTTGGTAGGCACTCAGCAGCCTATCGGTTTATGCCACTTAGCAGAATATCCATATTTTAAATGTCGTGTTTGTTTCTCAAGGTCGTAACCTCGCTTTGAAAGGCGCCTTCAAATATTCATCCATCTTTGAGGAAGGTATCAATGTGGCTGGCGGAGTCGACGGCGAGTATCCTAGAAACGGAATTTTTGAAAACTCGATGTGTTTTCAGGCCAATATGTCGCAGGAATATTCTTTCTATCAAGTCAATTTTCAAGTTCCCGTACTGATCGACTACTTTTTGCTCATCAACAGACCAGGTAGCCCCGCGTGTAGTTGAATTGAACATGTGTCAATTGTCTTCTCATTTCGTCTACCTACTTTTAAGGGGCAAAAAAAACTCATTATCGAAAATCGGttgtttctaatttttttgtgaaaaaaaaaattgaactctatataattgtttaaaattgcaCTTCTATCTTACGttgcatttaattttctagctaaatgaTTACAATAATCTAATCATCGTTaatatcgttaatattatgttttttATTGCGAATTTTAAGGGAAACGACTTCCTAACACTTCAAAGTATGGTATAACAAATCTCTCCACAAGGTTAGGGTATATCAAATTCTTATGCCAGACCATttccaaaatttaattaatggtcttagattatatatatatatatatttataatttctagtctagaattgtatagactagatcaagatctagaatttcaatttccagatctaaatctaagctTAAAGTGTAAATTATGATTTCAAAACGTCTAGTTCTATATAGCAATGTCATAAGATGTTAAAAcgaatctactttttttttaaatttaatgttggtTTCAGTCTAGTGATAGAATAATTAggctttattttttcttgtgcGGGTGTATTCAATGCGACTAACTAACAAGACCATAAACTCACACAAAGTAACAAGTGAAGAAGATAAGTCCAAACCATTTGACAATTCAGATGATGGTTTCATACTCTAAAGGTCACAGACGAGTCTCTGTCTATAAATACGTGTTATCCCTAAGGAATCCTATCAGCAACTGACTTGATGTCTCTCGGTAGTCTCTGACCCAACTGACCCATCTGACCCAACTAAGTCATGACGTCACTTGCCGCGTTCAAAGCCCGTCACTTATGCTGCGTCTCTATACAAACTACTAATACTAAGTGTCTcacaatctagactagatcttgataaaggttaataataataatacttctctctttttttttttaaataataatttttaaaacgcTTTCttgctattgttattgttattgttccTGATTCCTTTTTCAGAACCACTATTTCTGATGAGAATGAAGAATTTTGAGCTGATCAGCATTGATGACATGAACCAAACTCTCATGCGTTTCGTAGAGGACGATCCAGCGTTTTCCAACTCGATTGTGTACAAAGTTGCCCACACCAGCAACCAGATTCCACTTCTATCTTTCAGAGTCCAGAAACATAGGCTAAATCTAATGGACGTCCTTCAGTTTTGCGAAGTGGAGGCATATGGAGGCAAGGCTAAGTTGACCCAATTATATTTTGTgtctaattattgtttttattatcataatatttattattattattaatgctgGGATACGAAGTGCTATGATGCGACATGACACGATGTACGTGtgaattatatatacacacaggATGTCGTATCCGGTGGGTAATTCAAAATATGAATGAATGAACAAACAATATCTCTTGAatcaattgtaaaaataaagagtCAAATACACTTCATAATGATGCTTAATAATGCCTTAGTTACTGCACTAGAATTCATTAAACGTACGTCCTTCCTTGACTGCTGTATACATGACAAACAGACAGATGTGTGTATACTGTCTAGCCTATGCAGAGGGGTAGTGAGAAGGGGCAAGAGGGCACGATCCCCCGTGGAGCCACTTTCAGGGGGGCGCCACACGCAGAGAGACgccaataaaaaatattgtagatattttagttaggtaatacacTCTAAGGTTAATTGTattatagctcctccttcgtgatcgaagatgagcacatttctcatttcctttggactcgaagatgactgttaagtccaatccttgctttaaaaagccggccgcatacgtggcgtGGGTGGGTtatgggtgggttaggtcagttgcagataggcctgcttcttctctgttttttgttggttcgtcgctctttcaccctggccactcttcttgcttcatatcttgagactccgagattcacagcttcacgccatgaggagcgatcgaggagctagtgcttcccagccgtgaatgtcgatatcgcattccttgagagagtctttgtagcgcttgtattggccttCCTGGGAGCTCTTTCCTGtacacaactccccgtacagaagtcgtttgggaaggcgtttgtctggcatgcggactacatgtcccgcccatcgaagttgggactTTTTTACTGTTGCattgatactgttcatgttggacacctctaagatttctgtgtctggtatgtggtcggaccaacgcaccttatggatactccttagacgGCGTAGGTGGAAGGAGCTTAGCTTTTTTGGTGTGACGGGAAAATATACTCTGATGCATATAGGAGTGACGGGAGGATTACAGCACTGTGGTTAATTGTATCACAATAGTATTCAAtacgttttatttatttagaagtctatatttctatgtgatgttcatggaaaatgggggaggggggcgctAATATTTCCCCCGGACTCACGTTTGCTCGCTACGCCTATGAGCCTAAGTGACCCATGGGAGGAGAAACCATTCATGACAGACTGACATTACTAAAAATTCATTGCTGTAAGTTTCTTAACACTAAGTTCGTCTCTTCATTGAGCTGATGTTTGCCGACTGAGTGTGTAAGAAAGACCCATCCATGGAAACAGTATGATTACAGTTAATATTTACGATGAACTGTCTCTAGATTGTCCCGAGGTCATGGTAGGCTTGGACTGTGCTGATCTTTGCAATTTCAAATGCGTGGACCAGAGATGCGAAACTTCAGGAAGATGTGTTCAATGTCACGCAGGTTTCTATGGAGAACATTGCGATTTAGGTATTTATCTTTTTCAATTCCTActaagttttaagttttaatatcattgCCTGGCATGGCAATCTGaacgttaaaaaataaaaataaacttcatagaatcctaaatgctgctgttAAAGTCATTGGCGAAAAAACAAACCTATTTGgacagctgtttgagacaaataaaaaaaaataaaaagattctagaaataaaaaatcaccctttggtcaggatttagtgattttatCTTCACAAAacagatacaagacaccgatagcaaagacaaacagacacaaaaaactattgttcccctggcaatcaaatcattaaatagaaactatctgatataaattGTTCGCATGTAAATTGTGAGTGAGACTGGTGTGAATGCGGCTCTTGTTCGTGATGAACCGTGCACAGACCAAAAGTGTACGATGCATTGGCTGACAAAAGATTGTTGGCGCTTTGGTACGATGGCTCGAAGTCTTCGGATAAGGGCCGTGAGCTCCACAGGGCAATGAGTAGACCAGAAAGAAGAGATGCATGGTGGCAACTGAATCGTGCGGAACAggccgtcctagcccagttcggAGTCGGTCACTGTACAATAGGTGCTTACTTGGGACGGTTTCGAgagaactacgacacacggtgtcgccacTGCATCGAGGACGTCGAGACAATAGAGCACATTCTGTATGGATGTCGAGTTCTGCATTAAAGACGATCGGGACAAGgatttgatagagagagagaactggtcCATGCGCGGCATTTGGGTCTGTTTTTGTATAGGAACAAGGtgaccttaaaactcactgaccgcttcctttcacgtgctccaaggagtaattctcagcatggttcGTTACCAATGAGGTTTCTGATTCgttgtgaatgtatattttggttttctattgttatgatgtttttttttctcgtttttttgttggtttttttttttttttggtgtaatgcacaaattgtaagaacaATTTCATTAGGAATAATAAAGATTCgcagattaaaaaacaaaagcagaaaaaatggaattatttattttgactattttcTTGTATCCTTTGAAGACGACATTTCGCACGTGTACCGTGACAACAAATTTCATCAAagtgtcagaaaaaaaagtatcaaatttgttaaaagtattttatagaaTATGTGGATAgaagaaatacaaacaaatgaCTGCCATTTCTACTTTAAATTCATTTGGATgcaatttatagatctagatctctacatTTCTATTAAGCTGTGTGCAGTACTGTCAGTTGGCTACGTTGTTAGTGCGCCGGGTTCATAGGTCAATGTAGGCTATATTGGAGAGTTTCAAATTAAactgaacaatgtcaaggacacaaaTTGATAGTGATGTGCAAAAGTTAATTAGGAAAATAGAAATAGTtagtttaactagaaaaaatataattaaggccaaattttaattaaaaacataaaattaagcTAAAATCgtagatatattttaaaaaaattaaaattacaaactaaaaagctCAATTAAAATTTCTAAAACTTTTCAACCTGTGGTAGTGGTTGAAACACACATCGCTGTTTTCTGACCTGAAACATGATATCAACATTTTtgattattaacaaaaaaagatgCAATTAACAACTACTTTGTCAGCCTTCATTTGGAGAGGGACTAGTCAAGTAAGATTCTAGTAAAAGTTATAGGGCCAATATCTGCACTTGAATGTAGCAGCATTAGGAAATTAGTAgtatctaggtctaaatctaggcctatatagatcttagaacattaggataaccaactcatTTTTATCTACACCCACCCAGCCCCAAAAAGTAAAACGACTGTGTGTCCGActattttaacaacctggtcagatagccGTACACATGTAGGCCACGTGTACT encodes:
- the LOC129923452 gene encoding uncharacterized protein LOC129923452 isoform X1; translation: MVQCLHIRIATWKVWFLPFLCVSSTDFRSDCPTNWFGPNCQFKCHCNNGCSLTGECTTDGVCEGGYFGYLCQYRDLAKELDQTAPELTDNEDTTCLNDNPQSVSMQMLPGPFSFFRVVVNKARAEAVDLITFELLNFNTKVTCEDGSYSYKTELFIKYFYCMTATSVTHLVLSGNGVPYLCTVNIGGGRNLALKGAFKYSSIFEEGINVAGGVDGEYPRNGIFENSMCFQANMSQEYSFYQVNFQVPVLIDYFLLINRPEPLFLMRMKNFELISIDDMNQTLMRFVEDDPAFSNSIVYKVAHTSNQIPLLSFRVQKHRLNLMDVLQFCEVEAYGDCPEVMVGLDCADLCNFKCVDQRCETSGRCVQCHAGFYGEHCDLECLHCASRNCTRREGYCIDGCLQGYLDNNCTTACYHCMEELCDQRSLTCRRGCKEGVAAIGCTAAASMSAKTDESSSSSFYIVIPLFLIIAVAALLALLWKKKTSPITALE
- the LOC129923452 gene encoding uncharacterized protein LOC129923452 isoform X2, coding for MVQCLHIRIATWKVWFLPFLCVSSTDFRSDCPTNWFGPNCQFKCHCNNGCSLTGECTTDGVCEGGYFGYLCQYRDLAKELDQTAPELTDNEDTTCLNDNPQSVSMQMLPGPFSFFRVVVNKARAEAVDLITFELLNFNTKVTCEDGSYSYKTELFIKYFYCMTATSVTHLVLSGNGVPYLCTVNIGGGRNLALKGAFKYSSIFEEGINVAGGVDGEYPRNGIFENSMCFQANMSQEYSFYQVNFQVPVLIDYFLLINRPEPLFLMRMKNFELISIDDMNQTLMRFVEDDPAFSNSIVYKVAHTSNQIPLLSFRVQKHRLNLMDVLQFCEVEAYGDCPEVMVGLDCADLCNFKCVDQRCETSGRCVQCHAGFYGEHCDLECLHCASRNCTRREGYCIDGCLQGYLDNNCTTACYHCMEELCDQRSLTCRRGCKEGVAAIAASMSAKTDESSSSSFYIVIPLFLIIAVAALLALLWKKKTSPITALE
- the LOC129923452 gene encoding uncharacterized protein LOC129923452 isoform X3, producing MVQCLHIRIATWKVWFLPFLCVSSTDFRSDCPTNWFGPNCQFKCHCNNGCSLTGECTTDGVCEGGYFGYLCQYRDLAKELDQTAPELTDNEDTTCLNDNPQSVSMQMLPGPFSFFRVVVNKARAEAVDLITFELLNFNTKVTCEDGSYSYKTELFIKYFYCMTATSVTHLVLSGNGVPYLCTVNIGGGRNLALKGAFKYSSIFEEGINVAGGVDGEYPRNGIFENSMCFQANMSQEYSFYQVNFQVPVLIDYFLLINRPEPLFLMRMKNFELISIDDMNQTLMRFVEDDPAFSNSIVYKVAHTSNQIPLLSFRVQKHRLNLMDVLQFCEVEAYGDCPEVMVGLDCADLCNFKCVDQRCETSGRCVQCHAGFYGEHCDLECLHCASRNCTRREGYCIDGCLQGYLDNNCTTAASMSAKTDESSSSSFYIVIPLFLIIAVAALLALLWKKKTSPITALE